The Podospora pseudocomata strain CBS 415.72m chromosome 3, whole genome shotgun sequence genome window below encodes:
- a CDS encoding hypothetical protein (EggNog:ENOG503NXQT; COG:S): MNLQLRITPSLLSFIRQGFTKSITQGYAQSVVAATHPHVLNSQNRPSFGRRNHARIGRRLSTLGLQSAFHTSSSTVAAGPVEPQRLGKAVSTNGGLDAYFEQLQKTQQVAEEGAVEEVESDKEWTQFQFQQRIEWKPTPASILLGSDASKTLALDVDPAQVTKRDASPAITPEAEAALAHIDARLAEEIEVRKQLDALEEEVESLRATSPALAEKLEEEIRSRTITPVSHIRTPASLVRTPPVDPQSQSYADHLVKLADGGRYVEIPAVFEAMLVAGIKPIAAAYNVLLTAAFQLAPDKSEVVNKALDIYTDMLRRKVALDSETYNILVSLLASRSLEVSALQEALEVKRVRFGGMDEPGKFMFASHELELAILREEERLDLAIKLFESSVSSNKAGYTSETYHQMISACAKAGRVSNMLEMFEHMECNQAVPFAATFPAMITAFAKSGDLISAVECYNEYRNLAIANDNGEPTLLKRADAQVYASVINAYVISDKLPGAVKFYKKILQEYGVTAAEIKDALLAGGFVKGFIKRGVYSEALQWAQSIESEIRGRAMNEIATVAADNGDKLTAVAAFANASPSSEMVSSAMALLAMSIRAGDLGAAARYWDILCGSGFKFTVSFVEPAAMYAVAMIGSGQVMEGLTQSEWMFQRIRETVPAAQLEGEIEEATEFISRFMAVRGIVDPREASPVSYAPSQSFAPSPFPSTPAVAHHEESFDPYAQNTDFKGSSLISDELEGAHGRKGPKLSDALNRFRNIRRAGRHPRYITYAKLISAASREGKIDLCHEILAMARTDVPLLPQYPVVRYGWSSILDAMVGACLTVGDRAMAEQFHQELLAMGAAPSANTFGLYITTLKESTKTFDEATEAVRVFHRAKAEGVEPTSFLYNALIGKLGKARRIDDCLFYFGEMQTLGIKPTSVTYGTIVNALCRVSDEKFAEQLFDEMEAMPNYKARPAPYNSMMQFFLMTKRDKSKVLEYFERMKAKGIAPTAHTFKLLVDTHATLDPVDMEAAESVLEMIKATGQKPEAVHYASLIHARGCVLHDLEGARRVFDAVVKESSVPLVPCLFQALFEAMVANHRVVETEPVLAMMRSNRVEMTPYIANTLIHGWAAEKNIAKAKEIYATVSATKREPSTYEAMTRAFLAVEERESAKGVVTEMLGRGYPSAVVNKVLELLGGGGNAAPVEAAAAAA, encoded by the exons ATGAACCTGCAATTGCGCATAACCCCTTCACTCCTT AGCTTTATCCGGCAAGGATTTACCAAGTCCATCACCCAAGGTTACGCCCAGTCGGTCGTTGCTGCCACCCACCCTCATGTTCTAAACTCACAGAACCGCCCGTCCTTTGGGCGCCGCAACCATGCCCGTATCGGTCGCCGTCTTTCGACTCTTGGGCTCCAGTCTGCTTTCCACACCAGCAGCTCGACCGTCGCCGCTGGGCCTGTTGAGCCGCAACGTTTGGGCAAGGCTGTTAGCACCAATGGCGGCCTAGATGCTTACTTTGAGCAATTGCAAAAGACCCAGCAAGTTGCCGAGGAAGGGGCcgtggaagaggtggaatCCGACAAGGAGTGGACTCAATTCCAGTTTCAGCAGCGCATCGAGTGGAAGCCGACACCGGCTTCCATCCTTCTCGGTTCCGATGCCAGCAAaaccctcgccctcgatgTCGACCCCGCCCAAGTCACCAAGCGCGATGCCTCCCCAGCCATCAcccccgaggccgaggccgccCTTGCCCACATCGATGCGCGTCTCgccgaggagattgaggttCGCAAGCAGCTGGATGcgttggaagaggaggtggaatcCCTCCGCGCCACGTCTCCAGCTCTGGCCGAAAAGCTCGAGGAAGAGATTAGGTCGCGAACCATCACTCCTGTTTCCCATATCCGAACTCCCGCCAGCCTCGTCCGCACGCCTCCCGTCGATCCCCAGTCCCAGTCCTACGCCGACCACCTCGTGAAACTCGCCGACGGCGGACGATATGTCGAGATTCCGGCAGTCTTCGAGGCCATGCTTGTCGCCGGCATCAAGCCCATTGCTGCCGCCTACAATGTCTTGCTTACTGCCGCTTTCCAGCTGGCACCAGACAAGTCCGAGGTGGTGAACAAGGCTCTGGATATTTACACGGATATGCTTAGACGCAAGGTTGCCCTGGACAGCGAGACGTACAACATTCTTGTCAGCTTGCTGGCTTCTCGTTCGCTCGAGGTGTCTGCGCTGCAAGAGGCTCTTGAGGTGAAGCGGGTGCGGTTTGGTGGCATGGATGAGCCCGGCAAGTTCATGTTTGCCTCTcatgagcttgagcttgccatcttgagggaggaggagcgtcTTGACCTTGCCATCAAGCTGTTCGAGAGCTCTGTCTCATCTAACAAGGCCGGTTACACCTCGGAGACCTACCACCAGATGATCTCAGCGTGTGCCAAGGCTGGTCGCGTGTCCAATATGCTCGAGATGTTTGAGCACATGGAGTGCAACCAAGCTGTCCCTTTTGCTGCCACTTTCCCTGCCATGATCACAGCTTTCGCCAAGTCCGGTGATTTGATCAGCGCCGTGGAATGCTACAACGAGTACCGCAACCTTGCCATCGCCAACGACAATGGCGAGCCGACGTTGCTGAAGCGCGCCGATGCTCAGGTGTACGCCTCTGTCATCAATGCCTACGTCATCTCCGACAAGCTTCCTGGTGCCGTGAAGTTCTACAAGAAGATCCTGCAGGAGTATGGTGTAACTGCTGCAGAGATCAAAGACGCTCTGCTTGCCGGTGGCTTTGTCAAGGGCTTCATCAAGCGTGGCGTCTACTCGGAAGCTCTTCAATGGGCTCAAAGCATCGAGAGCGAGATTAGAGGTCGGGCCATGAACGAAATTGCCACGGTTGCTGCCGACAATGGCGACAAGCTAACTGCGGTTGCCGCCTTTGCCAAtgcctctccttcctccgaGATGGTTTCTTCCGCCATGGCCTTGCTTGCGATGAGCATCCGCGCCGGTGATCTCGGTGCGGCAGCTAGGTACTGGGATATCCTCTGCGGCTCTGGCTTCAAGTTCACCGTGTCCTTTGTTGAACCGGCAGCCATGTATGCCGTGGCCATGATTGGTTCCgggcaggtgatggagggtTTGACTCAGTCTGAGTGGATGTTCCAGCGCATCCGCGAGACCGTTCCCGCTGCTCAGCTCGAAGGTGAGATTGAGGAAGCCACCGAGTTCATCTCTAGGTTCATGGCCGTTCGCGGCATTGTGGATCCTCGTGAAGCTTCTCCCGTCTCCTATGCCCCTTCCCAGTCTTTCGCCCCTTCGCCATTCCCATCGACTCCAGCTGTTGCTCACCATGAGGAATCCTTCGACCCCTATGCCCAGAACACCGACTTCAAGGGATCTTCATTGATTTCGGATGAGTTGGAGGGCGCCCACGGTCGCAAGGGTCCCAAGCTGAGTGATGCACTCAACCGTTTCCGCAACATCCGTCGTGCTGGTCGCCATCCTCGGTACATCACTTACGCCAAGCtcatctccgccgcctccaggGAGGGCAAGATCGATCTTTGCCACGAAATTCTCGCCATGGCCCGGACGGATGTGCCTCTGCTTCCTCAGTACCCAGTGGTCCGCTACGGTTGGTCGTCCATTCTGGACGCCATGGTTGGTGCCTGCTTGACTGTTGGTGACAGAGCTATGGCCGAGCAGTTCCACCAGGAGCTCCTCGCCATGGGTGCTGCCCCTTCGGCCAACACCTTTGGTCTctacatcaccaccttgaAGGAGTCCACCAAGACCTTCGACGAGGCCACCGAAGCTGTCCGTGTGTTCCACCGCGCCAAGGCCGAGGGAGTCGAGCCTACTTCATTCCTGTACAATGCCTTGATCGGGAAGCTGGGCAAGGCGCGTCGCATCGACGACTGTCTCTTTTACTTTGGCGAGATGCAGACGCTCGGTATCAAGCCCACATCTGTCACGTACGGCACCATTGTCAATGCTCTCTGCCGCGTCAGCGATGAGAAGTTTGCCGAGCAGCTGTTTGACGAGATGGAGGCCATGCCCAACTACAAGGCTCGTCCGGCTCCCTATAACAGCATGATGCAATTCTTCCTCATGACCAAGAGAGACAAGTCCAAGGTTCTCGAGTACTTTGAGCGCATGAAGGCCAAGGGCATCGCCCCTACCGCCCACACGTTCAAGCTCCTCGTTGACACCCACGCCACTTTGGATCCTGTAGACATGGAAGCTGCTGAGTCTGTCCTCGAGATGATCAAGGCTACTGGTCAGAAGCCCGAAGCCGTCCACTACGCCAGTCTCATCCACGCCCGCGGCTGTGTCCTTCACGATCTCGAGGGTGCTCGCCGCGTATTTGACGCAGTCGTCAAGGAGTCTTCGGTTCCTCTCGTTCCCTGTCTGTTCCAGGCTCTTTTCGAGGCCATGGTTGCGAACCATCGGGTTGTCGAGACCGAGCCTGTGCTCGCCATGATGCGGTCGAATCGTGTGGAGATGACTCCCTATAtcgccaacaccctcatccATGGCTGGGCAGCCGAGAAGAATattgccaaggccaaggagattTACGCCACTGTCAGTGCCACCAAGCGGGAACCTAGCACTTACGAGGCCATGACTCGCGCGTTCCTTGCCGTTGAGGAGCGCGAGAGCGCCAAGGGGGTGGTTACTGAGATGCTCGGCCGCGGATACCCAAGCGCCGTCGTCAACAAGGTTCTGGAACtcctcggtggcggcggaaACGCTGCCCCAGTcgaggctgccgccgccgctgcgtAA
- the CBH1_1 gene encoding Exoglucanase 1 (CAZy:GH7; EggNog:ENOG503NVUF; COG:G), producing the protein MVSAKFAALAALVASASAQQVCSLTPESHPPLTWQRCSAGGSCTNVAGSVTLDSNWRWTHTLQGSTNCYSGNEWDTSICTTGSKCAQNCCVEGAEYAATYGITTSGNQLNLKFVTEGKYSTNVGSRTYLMENATKYQGFNLLGNEFTFDVDVSNIGCGLNGALYFVSMDLDGGLAKYSGNKAGAKYGTGYCDAQCPRDIKFINGEANIEGWNPSTNDVNAGAGRYGTCCSEMDIWEANNMATAYTPHSCTIIDQSRCEGESCGGTYSSDRYGGVCDPDGCDFNSYRMGNKEFYGKGKTVDTTKKMTVVTQFLKNAAGELSEIKRFYVQNGVVIPNSVSSIPGVPNQNSITQDWCDAQKIAFGDPDDNTAKGGLRQMGLALDKPMVLVMSIWNDHAAHMLWLDSTYPVDAAGRPGAERGACPTTSGVPSEVEAEAPNSNVAFSNIKFGPIGSTFNSGSTNPNPISSSTATTPTSTRVSSTSTAAQTPTSAPGGTVPRWGQCGGQGYTGPTQCVAPYTCVVSNQWYSQCL; encoded by the exons ATGGTTTCCGCAAAGTTCGCCGCTCTCGCTGCCCTTGtggcctctgcctctgctcAGCAGGTGTGCTCGCTCACTCCCGAGTCTCACCCCCCTCTGACCTGGCAAAGATGCTCGGCTGGTGGCTCCTGCACCAACGTCGCCGGCTCCGTCACCCTCGACTCCAACTGGCGCTGGACTCACACCCTCCAGGGCAGCACCAACTGCTACTCTGGCAACGAGTGGGATACCTCCATCTGCACCACCGGTAGCAAGTGCGCTCAGAACTGCTGCGTTGAGGGTGCCGAGTATGCTGCCACCTatggcatcaccaccagcggTAACCAGCTGAACCTCAAGTTCGTCACCGAGGGCAAGTACTCGACCAACGTTGGCTCGCGTACCTACCTCATGGAGAACGCCACCAAGTACCAGG GCTTCAACCTTCTCGGCAACGAGTTCACCTTCGATGTCGATGTCTCCAACATTGGCTGCGGTCTCAACGGTGCCCTCTACTTCGTCTCCATGGACCTTGACGGCGGTCTTGCCAAGTACTCGGGCAACAAGGCTGGTGCCAAGTACGGCACCGGTTACTGCGATGCCCAGTGCCCCCGTGACATCAAGTTCATCAACGGTGAGGCCAACATCGAGGGATggaacccctccaccaacgaTGTCAACGCCGGTGCCGGCCGCTACGGTACTTGCTGCTCCGAGATGGACATCTGGGAGGCCAACAACATGGCCACTGCCTACACTCCTCACTCCTGCACCATCATCGACCAGAGCAGGTGCGAGGGCGAGTCTTGCGGTGGCACTTACAGCTCTGACCGCTATGGCGGTGTTTGCGATCCCGACGGATGCGACTTCAACTCGTACCGCATGGGTAACAAGGAGTTCtacggcaagggcaagaccgtcgacaccaccaagaagatgACCGTCGTCACCCAGTTCCTCAAGAACGCCGCCGGCGAGCTCTCCGAGATCAAGCGCTTCTACGTCCAGAACGGCGTCGTCATCCCCAACTCGGTCTCCAGCATCCCCGGTGTTCCCAACCAGAACTCCATCACCCAGGACTGGTGCGACGCCCAGAAGATCGCCTTCGGCGACCCGGATGACAACACCGCCAAGGGCGGTCTCCGCCAGATGGGTCTTGCCCTTGACAAGCCCATGGTCCTCGTTATGTCCATCTGGAACGACCACGCCGCCCACATGCTCTGGCTCGACTCCACCTACCCCGTCGACGCCGCCGGTCGCCCCGGCGCCGAGCGCGGTGCCTGCCCCACCACCTCGGGTGTCCCCTCcgaggtcgaggccgaggcccccaactccaacgttgccttctccaacatcaagTTCGGCCCCATCGGCTCGACCTTCAACAGCGgcagcaccaaccccaaccccatctcctcctccaccgccaccacccccacctcgACCCGCGTCAGCAGCACCTCGACCGCCGCCCAGACTCCCACCAGCGCCCCTGGTGGCACCGTCCCCCGCTGGGGCCAGTGCGGCGGCCAGGGCTACACCGGCCCTACCCAGTGCGTTGCCCCCTACACCTGCGTCGTCAGCAACCAGTGGTACAGCCAGTGCCTCTAA
- a CDS encoding hypothetical protein (COG:S; EggNog:ENOG503NUF1): MATTQTETRFSSLLSREKAATDEQPVHLSLCGIEVPSAGPDRGATDDDIWRTAEGRVAGTPHPKDDARKIVGHIKNRFNGSSLSGSGSRLLKLADDITTDITDATSGSEPARLKVATAALELAAAVRPPSDAIMSLFANMSVVSAVRLFQHWGVFDMLPTSPPTQGTACCDIARQINAEEGIVSRISTMLTSSRILSLTHNGELCHTPTSLLLRSSEPMAAMFDLMYTNIVRVSDILPCYFDTYGKKEPVGPGHVPVTVLTGEAELGYFESVAKDEERMRGFTRAMGVASGRVPVTGVYPLGKMLDGVEEEDDGRVMWVDVGGGGGHVLRRFREGCAGLRDGRCVVVDLAGVVDQGRMEAEGDELMMAVEWVEGDFMREMTVKGARFYYLRHILRDYSDPIATLILRNVARAMGRDSRILVSEQINPDGGGTTGRPMPLYAAFKDYSMLAIGGKERTLTQFERIGKEAGLRVEAVYRDIIMKLSTLLLTTVMALATALPSPSEASTEAIRNAEADATSASPEELEALGIIQWQAAGGMQTRLE, translated from the exons ATGGCGACTACACAGACAGAAACGCGGTTTTCCAGCCTATTGTCAAGAGAGAAGGCAGCTACAGACGAACAGCCGGTCCACCTCTCCTTGTGTGGAATCGAGGTGCCTAGTGCCGGCCCTGATCGTGGAGCGACCGATGACGACATCTGGAGAACAGCTGAGGGAAGGGTTGCAGGTACACCTCATCCCAAGGACGACGCTCGCAAGATTGTCGGACACATCAAAAACCGTTTCAACGGCTCGAGCCTGTCTGGAAGCGGCAGCCGTCTGCTCAAACTAGCagacgacatcaccaccgacatCACAGATGCCACCTCCGGCAGCGAGCCGGCGCGCCTGAAAGTGGCCACAGCAGCGCTCGAACTGGCAGCCGCTGTCCGCCCTCCGTCCGATGCCATCATGTCCCTCTTTGCCAACATGTCTGTCGTCTCCGCCGTCAGACTGTTCCAGCACTGGGGTGTGTTTGACATGCTACCcacatcacccccaacccaaggGACTGCCTGCTGCGATATCGCCAGACAGATCAATGCGGAAGAAGGGATAGTCT CAAGGATATCAACCAtgctcacctcctcccgcatTCTCTCTCTTACACACAACGGAGAGCTCTGTCACACACCAACCTCGTTGTTGCTGCGATCGTCGGAGCCGATGGCGGCCATGTTTGACTTGATGTATACCAATATCGTGCGGGTGTCTGACATTTTGCCTTGTTACTTTGACACCTACGGGAAAAAGGAACCGGTGGGGCCGGGCCATGTCCCTGTTACGGTGttgacgggggaggcggagttGGGGTACTTTGAGAGTGTGGCtaaggacgaggagaggatgaggggttTCACGAGGGCGATGGGGGTTGCGTCGGGGAGGGTGCCGGTGACGGGAGTTTATCCTCTTGGGAAGATGCTGGatggtgtggaggaggaggacgatgggagggtgatgtgggtggatgttggtgggggtggggggcatGTGCTGAGGCGGTTCAGGGAGGGTTGTGCCGGTTTGAGGGATGGGAGATGCGTGGTGGTTGATTTGGCGGGAGTGGTTGATCAGGGAAGGATGGAGGCGGAAGGGGATGAgctgatgatggcggtggagtgggtggagggggatttCATGAGGGAGATGACAGTGAAAG GGGCAAGGTTTTATTACCTGAGGCATATTCTACGGGACTACTCGGATCCAATAGCAACGCTGATCTTGAGGAATGTGGCACGGGCGATGGGCCGGGATAGTAGGATTTTGGTTTCCGAGCAGATCAAccctgatggtggtggtacgACGGGGAGACCGATGCCCCTGTATGCTGCCTTCAAGGACTACTCTATGCTTGCTATtggtgggaaggagaggacgtTGACTCAGTTTGAGAGAATTGGGAAAGAGGCTGGGCTGAGGGTTGAGGCGGTGTATAGGGATA TCATCATGAAACTCTCAACACTTCTTCTAACCACCGTCATGGCTCTAGCCACggccctccccagcccctcTGAGGCTTCTACAGAAGCTATTCGGAATGCCGAGGCGGATGCCACCTCTGCGAGTCCCGAAGAACTCGAGGCTCTGGGTATAATCCAATG GCAAGCAGCAGGAGGGATGCAAACGCGGCTGGAATAG
- a CDS encoding hypothetical protein (EggNog:ENOG503NVXX; COG:K), whose protein sequence is MRTRSSFSHNPHLRVSRPVSACSRCRVAKVKCDGKLPACTACEKAGRENECSAASDQQFARGKERSWVAALEARVEKLDRRLNHARSRKASVALHEVDDNTMTMQDSERRDSLVDITAAIHRKAARTREKADFNTLVSDFGLLTVNATTPGFDTQQESANPMSFARLVLAAAQHDTLPDPNTDELPYQEVAEANFQFYQDNILPLYPLFPTADLKALVPKIYDDADLGILGGIRSSEYWLFWMVMAIASAAQSKAVNDRNYYDALQYVARALPYADRAFVPGYTTQIQALVLLTQYSMLDPAHFDSWHLIGFACRACIDLGFHKDHTFTQQSSKDTIDARRRTFYCVYALDRAISMVHARPFSFKDDDISVRLPSPSVDNERSDPSLPLFELRRLQSDWYQTLVQTDSNDPLRDPVQYVWQKYHETQRWSKELTLDLPATIRTAFDLELDYSSVYLVVPSPRTPKLTDHGRLLIFEHTIRYLYRMYEVVKASPSEGFYTYHDALKVFFMGSQLVTVLRDPGESDLWQSLGATEPPQQNPPLPERLDKDLSDAIARSNSCLDKVNETLKLYGERWEQVKTLADHFDRTTTDIKSYLETRRDMVESAIARSMQKDGRHALPTSRPGTNPSTLAYQSAPMTQHSSQRANQGAPWGNSTGFQGHHNVHF, encoded by the exons ATGCGTACCCGGTCCAGCTTCTcccacaaccctcaccttcGCGTGTCTCGGCCCGTGTCTGCCTGTTCAAGAT GTCGGGTAGCTAAAGTCAAG TGTGATGGCAAGTTGCCGGCCTGTACCGCCTGTGAGAAGGCTGGTCGTGAGAATGAATGCTCGGCGGCCAGTGATCAACAGTTTGCTCGCGGCAAGGAGCGGAGCTGGGTTGCTGCCCTCGAGGCAAGGGTGGAAAAGCTTGATCGCAGACTGAACCATGCCCGGTCACGGAAGGCATCTGTGGCTCTGCATGAAGTCGATGATAACACCATGACGATGCAGGATTCCGAACGGAGGGACTCGCTGGTTGACATCACCGCTGCCATCCATCGTAAAGCTGCCCGGACTCGCGAAAAAGCAGATTTCAACACATTGGTATCCGATTTTGGCCTGTTGACTGTCAATGCCACCACTCCCGGCTTCGACACTCAACAAGAGTCGGCGAACCCTATGAGCTTTGCCCGTCTCGTTCTGGCCGCCGCACAACATGACACATTGCCCGACCCAAACACTGACGAACTTCCGTATCAGGAAGTGGCCGAGGCCAATTTCCAATTTTACCAAGACAACATCCTGCCTCTCTATCCCCTGTTCCCAACCGCAGACTTGAAAGCTCTCGTTCCCAAGATTTACGACGACGCAGACCTCGGCATCCTGGGCGGCATAAGGTCTTCTGAATACTGGCTCTTTTGGATGGTCATGGCCATCGCTTCTGCCGCCCAAAGCAAGGCTGTGAACGACAGAAACTACTATGATGCCCTGCAGTATGTGGCTCGCGCTTTACCCTACGCCGATCGCGCCTTTGTTCCCGGATACACCACTCAAATACAGGCTCTCGTGCTCCTCACGCAGTACTCCATGCTCGACCCAGCTCACTTTGACAGCTGGCACCTCATAGGCTTTGCCTGCCGGGCCTGTATCGACCTGGGCTTCCACAAAGACCACACTTTCACACAGCAGTCGAGCAAAGACACAATAGATGCGCGCCGACGTACTTTTTATTGTGTATATGCTCTGGATAG AGCAATCAGCATGGTCCACGCtcgccccttttccttcaAGGATGACGACATATCCGTGCGGCTCCCGAGTCCATCTGTGGACAATGAAAGGTCGGATCCGTCTCTTCCACTGTTTGAGCTTCGAAGACTGCAGTCGGATTGGTACCAGACCTTGGTACAAACCGACTCAAACGACCCTCTTCGGGATCCCGTCCAGTACGTGTGGCAGAAATATCACGAGACGCAGAGATGGTCAAAGGAGCTCACATTGGACCTTCCGGCCACAATTCGCACCGCGTTTGATCTGGAACTCGATTACAGCTCTGTTTATCTGGTCGTTCCTAGTCCGCGCACACCCAAACTTACCGACCATGGGCGCCTGCTGATCTTTGAACACACCATACGTTACCTTTACAGGATGTacgaggttgtcaaggccAGCCCGAGCGAGGGCTTCTACACCTATCATGATGCCCTCAAAGTTTTCTTCATGGGCTCGCAACTGGTCACAGTGCTGCGGGACCCAGGCGAAAGTGACTTATGGCAATCTCTGGGAGCCACCGAACCGCCGCAACAaaaccccccccttcctgaACGATTGGACAAGGATCTTTCTGATGCTATCGCGCGGAGCAACTCGTGTCTCGACAAGGTCAATGAGACACTCAAGCTGTATGGAGAAAGATGGGAGCAGGTGAAGACCTTAGCAGACCATTTTGACAGGACAACAACCGACATCAAGTCTTATCTTGAGACGAGACGAGATATGGTGGAAAGTGCCATTGCACGAAGTATGCAGAAGGACGGCCGTCATGCCCTGCCCACGTCACGCCCTGGTACAAATCCCTCCACGCTTGCTTACCAGTCGGCGCCCATGACGCAACACTCATCACAACGAGCAAACCAGGGAGCCCCGTGGGGGAATTCTACAGGCTTCCAAGGACACCATAACGTACACTTTTGA